The following nucleotide sequence is from Mangifera indica cultivar Alphonso chromosome 17, CATAS_Mindica_2.1, whole genome shotgun sequence.
ttgttttagaaaagaaaaacatttcAACTTTATGTGTGCTTTGCACCCTAAGAATATTAGttgttttcaaaaaagaaagcaGATGCAAcatttacatataaattttttgaaagcTTGGTAATGAAGTCAACAATTTCCCATGATAAAGTTTCAGAACCATAATACATGAACTGAGCACAGATAGGTGTATTGGGAGTTGAGTCTCTAACCTCTTGAATGAAACCAAAGGCCTTAACTACTCATCCCAACCCTTGGGATTAAGAATGAACGCTAATCAACATAACCAAGTTCTCATGTTAAATGGGAAACCCAACATTATTGAGTCCCATACAACCACCGACAgttgactatttttcacccaaatctAAACAATGACTAATTTATTTCTCCGATACCAATGATGAACAAGCTCTCAATTACATGTTTTTGCACTCTCCATCTACTTCATTAGATGAATCAAGACAATAATAATTTGCCATTCTAGTCTACCAATAGTAGTTTCTTTGAAATCAAATCATCCATTTCCATTGTTTTCATTTCTCATTACACGATTCctattgaaaaatttaatagcCTAACATTCAAAAACTTGAAAATCTTTTGCACACGAATAGATCTAACGAGAGTAGAGTATGCCATTGACCTAAattcaagaaaatattttcctgctaaaaatttcaacaaactcAAACCCTTCCCATTGAAATTAGTTAAATTGAAGAGTAATAGCATTTGTTCACACCAACAAagacaaacaaatataataagaaaCAACAATCAACAGGAAATGATTTAACTGCACGACTAAGCATAAAACAAGGGACATCATGGAGATTACCTGATAAGAAGGTCCAAATGCTTTTCCAGTCAACTTGACCTGGTCCTCACGTGGCCGATCCTTCATTAACTCATCTTGTTTTACCTCCACTACTTCAGTTGGAATCTCATTCTTACCTTTCTTCCTTGACACTCTAAAACCAGCGATCTCCTGCCCCGACTCAAATTGCCAATAATCTCCATAGTCATTATAATTCCCATAATTCACATAGCTTGAACCATCAGCACTATGCACATATGGGTCAACACCCGATTCATAACCAACATAGTTCTCGTAATTCCCTACATTCTTATCACTATCTACTCCAGGGCTCgcataattttcttcattttgataATGATTTGCATAATCTACAACATTTTGATCACTACCAACTTCATGACTCGCATAATTTTCTGTATTGTGATATTGAACTGCATAATCTATAGCTTGTTGATCACTACCCATTTCATAACTCGATTCGTTCTTGGCATCAAAACCACTTGAGCTCGATGCAGGAGCCTCTGTTTCGACAATGGATCTTCGTCCAGAACCCTGATTAGAATGAAAAACCCCCAATGTCGCGGAGCTCTTGGGAGCCGGAATGCTCGACAAAAACGATTTCACTGAACAATCTTGATTCAAGTGTTGGGATTCTTTCCGCTTCTTTCGTTGTTTTccctcttcttcatcttcgtcGTCTTCATCGAAGTTGTTGGATTTAATCACGGGGATGATTCGGACAACCCTTTTGGTGAATTTTTCAGGCGGTTGTGGGTTTTGAGATTTGGGTAGAGGAAGTGAAGAGAAAATGGATGAATTATTGGAATTAGAAGTGGGTTTAGGTTGAATTGGGATTTTAGTGATAGGGTTTATCTGAGGTTGGGGgggagaagagaagagagaggAAGTTTTAGGTTTTGGAAGAGCAGTTATAAAAGAGGAGGTGCTTTGTTGTTGTTGTGGTTGTTCTTCTTCGCCATCTGAGGAGGCGTAGTTGGCTAACAAAGAATCCATTGTtgtaagaaagaagaaagaaagaacagGAAAGGCAAagttaaattttatgaatattaaaaaataatgaaattaacaaataactaatttttttggCACGCAACGTttttctaaaaacatttttctaccCCTAAAGAAACTTCCCCACCcaaaattgatgatatattatcatatttgtatacaagtttatatcaattattcgtatatataatattattctttttattttcattatcaaagtttTATTTCGGGTGAGAGTGTTATTTATGCCATTTAAGAGTGAAAAGAAGTTTTGGGTAGTAAAATTTactttaatcttaattaaattaaccattttcataattataagattttagCTAATTCATTAGGAATTATATGGGTATACTTATTAGAATATGGTTTGATAATTTTACTACTATATATACAAGAGATTTTGTAGCAAATACAATTATATTCAACAATATTCTTCAGGAACTATATAAATATTGTCATTAGAATATGAATTGATAATTTTACTGCTATATGAAAAAGAGATTTTGTGGCAAGTATAAACCATATTCAGTCTGTAAATAAGAGAAAGACAAAGAAATTTccgaaaataaaaaatcactattattcaaattaaaacttctTTTAAATGAGATTAGGGTTtgtataaaatgttaaatggTTGTATTTAGAGTCTGATTGtgatttttaaatgtttattgtttaaaattttgttttacattTGAGATATGGATTTCGAAGTTTTAGTTGATGAATATTGTGTTTTTTGTAGGTAAATTAATTTAAGAGATAATAATACTTGTAGGTATTAAGctatcacattttttatattgaagggatcaaattttatttttctctatagaAGGGActgaatttaagatttttttattaaagagacAAAACTTTCATATTTCGTTATTGAAGGACTAAATTTTCACTATTTCCTATTGAATATGCCAAATTAATCACCTtgattctaaaataaaataaaataaataattctaattGTGTTTGTCTAGTACTTTTAATAGGAAATATTGaaagttttgtttctttaaaaaaaaaaattaaaagtttagttCGTTTAATAGGAGAACCAAATAGTCCAATccctttaattgaaaaatatgagagttcaatttttctaatagaaagaataaagtttgatttttttaattataacatatCTCTTTATAGACGTACCTTTAGAGAAAATATGAATCCAAATAGACGTGTtgatttaaacttttttttaagtaGGTACTTATTTCTAaccataacaaaaattaacaacCAGTATAATACGTATTTCTCAAATTACGTGCAAAAATATGTCCAAAACGAACCATgtaatattatcatttattaacaCAATAATCCAAACTCAAAtatgaattaaacataatatcaaaatatctcctCATATGCATAAATGAACATGAACAAACCACCTACAAAGTCTAAAGACATAAATATATGGCAacataaattgataacataatcTAAGCCTTTCTCATGCAATTGAGATTGATTGAAACGTTGAATCCTCCACATGCCTCGCTACTGATCTTGACTACGTACAAACAATACAAATGGAACATGTGAATGTAAATACACTTAGTAAGTAAGGTGACCGATTGAGGCATTacagtaataataaaatctcatattgacaTTCCACTACTATATTTGTGCTTGATAACGTTGCTAATTGTCGTCACGTTGATTTTTAATTCCTTggtgttgtgtgaaaatttaattcaatctaatggaattattaATCTTTTGTGCTTAGGAAGCTTTAAATATTTTCGGAGCTAAGTTTGGGCTAAAAAGACTAAGAGTAGAGCAGACTTACTAGTTAATAAAATCTATGATGTTGACTAAGCATGGACACGTGCAATGACAAGaacatattttgaaatttaaattttgaattccaAATCTGCTGAGATATTCCAGgaaagtcaaaatttatttccTAAAAAGGGGTGAttgttaactaaaaaaaaagggaatacTTTTGGTAGATGGGGGATATACACGAAAGAGACAAAATTCATTGTAGggaggatatatatatatatctttatggaaaggattaaatttttttttggttttatcttATCTTGATGATTGGAGATTTGAGATGGCTTACAATGGCTAAAATCTTTTCTCTtagttgaagggatctgaaccCATTGAATTACAAGGATTGTGAGATTTTCGTTCTTTAACGCATCttcttaattattcaagtattgattatttttctatattatttattatgactGTATAGGTTGATTACTAAGGGGTACGATTAGTTTATCGATTAATATTATCTACTGCTAGTTTAAATGTTGAATTCATAATTGTTTAATCCATCTAATTGAATTGGCAACTATGATTTATTGTTTATTGCGTCAGGAACTGTAATTTTTAGggaaaatattcaattagattaaatgcaacgtcgtatgCTTGTGTTGTCTTATTTCGTTGgtctttttaaatcttaatgctattgtttgattaaatttgagattGTATCTGAGTTGTTAATCAATAACGGATAACTGGAATACATATTtctggttaactaatcataagaaaAGACAAGTAATTAAAATCACAACGAATATtcgaataattaatttgatactccTAGGTATCGATGATCAATTGTAGTTTCAATGGTAgatgtgaccgtagaccaacgtttgtttaattgattatttattttagattatttcatCGAATTTTATTTACTGGTTTTAATTACAAgtcatatttaattcaaaacccCCCAGTTTCCTTGTTTTACGTGATTTGTAACAACTTACTAATTGAAACTCTTCAAGGAAACAATTCCTACTTtcttttactacatttttgttgcaggaatttaagattttaatttgggtgtagACGACAACACTGTCAAATTTTGGTGTCGTTGTTGGAGAGTTTTTAGTTTGTATGTTTGTTATGCAATCTTTGAAGCAAActgatttacaatttgatccagaGATTGAAAAGACTGTAAAACGGttaagaaaagaagcaaaaaagagACTACAAGTGCATAAATCTGCTCGTGAAATAGAAGAACACATGACTGAGCATCGGACCTTAAGAG
It contains:
- the LOC123201019 gene encoding proline-rich protein PRCC-like, which gives rise to MDSLLANYASSDGEEEQPQQQQSTSSFITALPKPKTSSLFSSPPQPQINPITKIPIQPKPTSNSNNSSIFSSLPLPKSQNPQPPEKFTKRVVRIIPVIKSNNFDEDDEDEEEGKQRKKRKESQHLNQDCSVKSFLSSIPAPKSSATLGVFHSNQGSGRRSIVETEAPASSSSGFDAKNESSYEMGSDQQAIDYAVQYHNTENYASHEVGSDQNVVDYANHYQNEENYASPGVDSDKNVGNYENYVGYESGVDPYVHSADGSSYVNYGNYNDYGDYWQFESGQEIAGFRVSRKKGKNEIPTEVVEVKQDELMKDRPREDQVKLTGKAFGPSYQAVSTKGKPTKLHKRKHQISSLYFDMKQKEMELAERRARGLLTKAQTQGKYGW